A stretch of DNA from Cyanobacteria bacterium GSL.Bin1:
GGGTAGTTGCGTTTGGTGATGGAGAAACAATATCGACCCTGTTAATGCACAGATCGACTTCTTTAGTGACGGAGTTATTGGGACAACTGCCGCACTTGCGAACCCAAATTTATTTCAAATCCTCCTTGACTGCTCTTTCCCACGCCATGGAGGATCAAGTTTTTGCAACCGCCGATCCCCCACTGGTCATTGCAAGTTTTCAACAAGAACGGTTTTATCGGCAGGAAGCCCATCGTTATCGTCGATTAGGAAAACAAAGCAATCATATCTATATTTTTTCGGCGCTGGACACCTCATTTCGAGAAAATGAGCAAACTTGTACAACAATCAATTTTGATCCTGAAGATGCCCTCGCTCAAGAATGGCACTTAACCGTTATTGGCAAAACCTTTAGTAGTTGCCTCATTTGTCGGGAATGCCCTTCTAATGAGACTCACCAACCTGTTGCTTTAGATTCTGCACGACGATTTGAAGGCATTTGGACCTTTGATCCCGAGGTCACAAAAACAGCAACTTCTCTGCTATTCGATAAAATTTTATACTATCGACCCGAGTTAGAAAGCCAAATTGAAACCGCTCGGAACAACTATCTACAAGAGACGCTAAAAGCGGAATCAACCTCAGAACGCGTCAACCCTGATGCCTTTGTGGAACGGCTGGTGACCCATTTGCAGGCAGGACAATATCGTGTGATTCGGGCTTACAGCTCGATCGCGAAAAAAGAAGAAAAAGAACGTTTATTACGGTCTTTAACCAATGCCATCCGTCAATCTTTAGACCTGCAAGAAATTCTTGAGATTACCGTTCAAGAAGTGGGAGAAGCCCTCTCGGCATGTCGTTGCTTAGTCTATCGCTGTCGTCCTGATACCACCACTGCCACCATTGAACACGAATTCTTACGCAACAATATCAGTTCTCTTAAAGATGAAGTGTGGCCTATTGAAAAAAATCCTCTTCTACACAATGTCCGTGAAAAGGGAACGCCAGTTTATATCCAATATACCGCTACCGATTCGATGATTCAAAATCATCCACTATTATCCTCTCTTGTTGCTGAACACCAAATTTATAGCTGGCTATTGGTTCCCTTGTTGTATCAAGGACAAGTCATTGGCATGATTGAACTCCATCATTGCGATCAGCAGGAAACCGCTTGGAGTGATCAGGATATCGAACTAGTAGAAGCGATCGCGCCCCAAATCGGACTTGCCCTCACCCAAGCTGAAGCCTATACCAATCTGGAAGCCCTCAACGAACAACTCGAAGCCCTAGAACAAACTCGTTCTAACCTCGTTGCGATTACCGGACATGAACTGCGCACTCCCCTTTCCACGATTCAGGTTTGCTTAGAAAGCTTGGTGAGTGAACCGGATATGTCGGAAGAACTGCGACAAGTGATGCTTTCTACCGCCCTCAATGATGCCGAACGCATGCGTCGTTTGGTACAAGACTTCCTCACCCTCTCGCGCCTGGAAAGTGGGCGCATTGAGTGGAACCCCGAACCGATGTCCGTGGAAGAATGTATCGAATTATCCCTGAGTAATATTCGCGGTAAAAATACCGAAACCCCTTTACCGATTATCGAAAACCATGCCGAAGCCAATCTCCCGCTTGCTTATGTGGATGGGGAATGGTTAGTGGAAGTCTTAGCCAAATTGTTAGATAATGCTTGTAAATTTACCCAAAACAATGGCAAAATTATCCTCTCCGCTGAACCGGACAATCAAGACAAAGTGAAAGTCACTATCGCTGATACGGGTAGAGGCATTGAACCCTCCCGTTTAGAAACTGTCTTTGACCGCTTTTATCAAGAGGAAGGGGCATTACAGCGCACCACCGGCGGCACCGGTCTTGGTTTAGCCATTTGCCGTCAAATCGTCCAAAAATGGGGCGGCGAAATTTGGGCAGAATCAAGGGGTAAAAACCAAGGAACGCAGTTTCACTTTACCATCCCCGTTGCTCGAGCTGCACAAGTGACTTCAAGTGTCAAGTAATTCATTAAGAATTTACGGAAACACTCTAATGACTAATGACTTCCCAAGAACAAATACATTCCTCATGAGGGAGGGGAAACCAACTTGATCTTTGCTTAACTAAAAAGAGAAGTGTTACAAAACTTAATCTTATGTTTAACCACCCCCTCTGGCAACAACTGAAACGCGCTCTCCTGATTGCTTTTGTCGTTGGATTTGCCTGTTTACAGACCATCACCAGTCATCCCGCGCAAGCCGATGAAGGGCAATTCATTGATTCCGAAGGTAGGGACTTAACTGCTGTCGTAGAATGCTTACCAGAAAACTATGGCAAAGGGGACTTGCAAAGCGCGATCGCGAAGTTTGGCAACGATTATCTCGAACGCGTCTTTCGCCTGAAAGAAGATACCGCAGATTACCAAGTGAGTGAAGACGAACAACAGTTCCAAAAGTGCCTCCAAAGTAAAGGCATCCGACCCAAAGCCTAACTCGTTTCCTCAGTCTCCTTGGTTTTCTCTGGATCTAGCTTAAAAATGACTACCGCTAAAGGCGGTAAACACAAATCCAGGGAATATGGCTGTTCGTGAAACGTCCACGTTTGCGTCCATTTGCCCCCTAAATTCCCCATATTGCTGCCGCCATACTCGCGACTATCGGAATTGAAAATTTCTTGATAGAAGCCTGCCGTTGGCACACCAACGCGGTAGTGACTATGGGGTTGGGGGGTAAAATTGCAAACAACGACTAAAAAATCAGCACTGTCTTGGGCGCGACGAATGAACGACACAACACTATGACGGTGGTCATTACAATCAATCCAAGCAAAGCCTTCCTCAGCAAAATCTTGTTCATATAACGCCGGTTCCTGGCGATAAATACGATTGAGGTCGCCGACATAGTTTTTGAGGCGGTGATGGAAAGGATACTCTAATAACCACCAATCTAATGGCGTCTGTTCATCCCATTCATTCCATTGTCCGAACTCCATCGATGCAAACAGCGTCTTCTTGCCAGGATGAGTAAACATAAACGCGAATAAACAGCGAACATTGGCAAACTTTTGCCATTCATCCCCTGGCATTTTCCCTAGAATATGGCTTTTGCCATGAACCACCTCATCATGAGATAACGCCAGCATATAATTCTCACTGTGGTGATACCACATACTAAACGTTAAATTATTTTGATGAAACTGGCGGAACCAAGGATCCATGCTGAAATAGTCCAGCATATCGTGCATCCAACCCATATTCCATTTCAGGTTAAATCCTAAACCGCCGGTATAAGTGGGCCAAGACACCATCGGCCAAGCGGTGGACTCCTCAGCAATAGAGACGACACCGGGAAAATAGCTAAATAACAAATAATTGGTTTGCCGGAGAAACGCCACTGCATCTAAATTCTCTCTTCCCCCATACTCATTGGGTAACCATTCTCCCTCTTGCCGTTGATAATCTAGATATAGCATTGACGCTACTGCATCCACTCGTAAGCCATCCAGATGATATTTATCCAGCCAAAATAGGGCATTGGCTTCTAAGAAATTCCGGACTTCGGGACGCGCATAATTAAAAACATAGGTGCCCCATTCTTTATGTTCTCCTCGTCGCGGATCAGGGTGTTCGTAAAGATGGGTGCCATCAAAGAGGGCTAAACCATGAATATCCTTAGAAAAGTGTCCGGGAACCCAGTCGAGAATGACGCCAATGCCATTTTGATGACATTGATCGACGAAATACATAAAATCCTGAGGGGTACCATAGCGAGAGGTACAAGCATAATAAGCCGTCACTTGATAGCCCCAAGACCCATCAAAGGGATGTTCGGCTAACGGCAGCAATTCAATATGGGTATAGCCCAGTTCTTTCACATAGGGAATCAGAGTTTCGGCAAGTTCATAGTAAGTGAGAAACCTTGCTTCCCAATTTTCACCGGACATCGTTACTGGAGACACTTCCCCCTGTAAGCTGCGGGGCGGATCATTGACTGACCCTTGCAACCAAGACCCCAAATGAACCTCATAAACTGAAATCGGAGATTGCAGCGGATTGTAGTGACGCCGTTGTTCCAGCCAGTTGCTATCGCCCCAAGTATAAGTATTCAAATCGGTGACAATTGATGCTGTATTTGGGCGCACTTCTTGCTGAAAGCCATAGGGATCAGATTTATCATAAATCTCACCATCCTCCCCTTTAATCAAATATTTGTAGCGTTCTCCTACTTGCACGTCTGGAATAAACAGTTCCCAAATCCCGCTTTCTCCCTTTTGCATGGGATGCTGTCCCTTTTCCCAGTGGTTAAAATCGCCGATAATCGCAATACTTTGGGCATTTGGTGCCCAGGTAGCAAAGTAAACGCCCGTCACTCCTCGGACAGTTGTGGGGTGTGCCCCTAGTTTTTCGTAGATGCGGTGATGATTTCCTTCTGAAAAGAGGTAGCGGTCATATTCTGTAAAATGAGGCGAAGGAAAGGCATAGGGGTCGTAAATCACCCGTTCATGTTCTTTTTCTTGGATGCGGAGTTGGTAGTTAATGAGAGGTTCCCCATCGAGATCAATGATGCACTCGAAAAATTGAGGATGATGACTGGCGTGCATGGGGTGTTCTTCTCGGGCTGCGGGTAAACGCACCCATGCGGCTTTAGCTTGAGGAAGATAAGCCCGTATTGCCCACTTTTTTTGATTTTCTTGTGTTTCGATTAAATGTGCCCCCAGAACGGTAAAGGGGTTAGGATGCTGGTTGGAGACAATTTTTTGGACTTGTTCTGGGGTCAGGTTTTGGGACATTTTTTATGGGTGATACGTGAGTGCTATTTATGCCGATTTCTTCTCACTTGCCTAGAATGGCGTTAAAATGCGCAGCATTTGACGAATTTGTAAGAGAAAAATCGTTTCTTGAATTTGAGGGCTTAACTCTGGAGGATAGGGGGATTGAGCTAATTCCACTTGTAATTGTGCATATTCAGCTGCGGTTAAGGGCTGACCATCAATGCGCGATCGCGCTTCCAGTATAATTTTAGTCCGCAATACCTCTTCTGGGGTATCCTCCGGTGGGGGTAAGGCAACACTCGGAGTCACTATTCCCATTACACTGAAACTGAAACCGCATAAATATCCGCAAAGTTGGAGTCGTTTCATTCTGGAGATGACAATCAATCAGTCAATGTTTATTGTAAGGGCGATCAGACATTTGGCCATACTCTTTCTCAAATTGAGCACTATGAATTTAACCACAGAGGCACAAAGAACACAGAGACTTGCACAACATAACAACGATCATGAAAAAATAACCTTTTATAATCCAGAAGGGGAATTAAAACAGTCTTTACTTGTGCCAAATTTTCCCCATGAAATTAAACGTTAATTGAAGAGAATTTAACTCAAAGCATCAAGGTTCCGTAAAGCAAATTCGGTGCGCGATCGCGCGGTTAAATCCGATTCTGCTTCCTGTCGTTGCTGTAAATATTCCTGAATCTCTGCTGTAAAAACTTGTTTCGCCAGTGACTCTAACCCTACAATTGCAGCATACCGCACAATCCATTCCTCATCCGTTGCAACTGTCTTCAGCGTTTCAAAAACTTTTCTCTGCGCCGTTTCTCTGGCTTCTGGCGGTAAAACATCCCAGCGTAACTGCCCCAAACCTTTCGCAGCCCCCCGACGCACACTGAGGGAAAAATCGCTGGTTGCTGCATCCAATAAAATCTCTAATGCTTCTGGGTTTGCAATCCGCGATAACGCTCGAATTGCCCATGCCCTCGCCCCATAATCATAGCCATCAAGGTCGTGAATGAGAGTGGGAACTGCAACATCTCCTAACTGGACTAATCCTTCTACCGCAGCCACTGCTGCACCCGGATTATTAAATCCTAACACTTTAATCAGCATGGGAATTGCCGCTTCCGATTGACTGCGACTGAGTGCCCACACCGCTTTGACTAATTCTTCTGAAGAACTGGCTTTTTCAACCGCTTGAATTAAAGGTTCTGACAAGGCTCAATACAGGATAAACAAACGATAGTAGCGACCCGTAATCAATGACCAGTGACTAATGACCAATGACTAATGACCAATGACTAATGACCAATGACCAATAACATATCAGATTTTTGCATTTTTCAGAAGGTTCTCACCAATCCCAAAAACAAAATGATAAGCTAACGGATGCGTTAAAAAATTTCAGATAATATCAATCTATGTCAAGTCAGAGTGAACTTCCTTCTTTATTGAAAGTGGCCCGTGGAGAAAGTGTATCACGTCCACCCGTGTGGATGATGCGGCAAGCAGGACGATACATGAAAGAATACCGCGATTTACGCGATAAATACCCCAGTTTTCGGGAACGTTCGGAAAATCCGGATCTCGCTATTGAAATTTCACTCCAACCTTGGCGGGCGTTTCAACCGGATGGCGTGATTCTGTTCTCTGATATCCTCACACCATTACCAGGGATGGGCATTGACTTTGATATTGTGGAAAGTAAAGGACCGGTTATTGATCCGCCGATTCGCACCCAAGAACAAGTCGATCAGATGCGTCCGCTAGATCCGGAAAGTTCACTGCCTTTTATTAAAACCATTCTCAAGTCGTTACGGGAAGAAGTGGGGAATCAA
This window harbors:
- the glgB gene encoding 1,4-alpha-glucan branching protein GlgB, with translation MSQNLTPEQVQKIVSNQHPNPFTVLGAHLIETQENQKKWAIRAYLPQAKAAWVRLPAAREEHPMHASHHPQFFECIIDLDGEPLINYQLRIQEKEHERVIYDPYAFPSPHFTEYDRYLFSEGNHHRIYEKLGAHPTTVRGVTGVYFATWAPNAQSIAIIGDFNHWEKGQHPMQKGESGIWELFIPDVQVGERYKYLIKGEDGEIYDKSDPYGFQQEVRPNTASIVTDLNTYTWGDSNWLEQRRHYNPLQSPISVYEVHLGSWLQGSVNDPPRSLQGEVSPVTMSGENWEARFLTYYELAETLIPYVKELGYTHIELLPLAEHPFDGSWGYQVTAYYACTSRYGTPQDFMYFVDQCHQNGIGVILDWVPGHFSKDIHGLALFDGTHLYEHPDPRRGEHKEWGTYVFNYARPEVRNFLEANALFWLDKYHLDGLRVDAVASMLYLDYQRQEGEWLPNEYGGRENLDAVAFLRQTNYLLFSYFPGVVSIAEESTAWPMVSWPTYTGGLGFNLKWNMGWMHDMLDYFSMDPWFRQFHQNNLTFSMWYHHSENYMLALSHDEVVHGKSHILGKMPGDEWQKFANVRCLFAFMFTHPGKKTLFASMEFGQWNEWDEQTPLDWWLLEYPFHHRLKNYVGDLNRIYRQEPALYEQDFAEEGFAWIDCNDHRHSVVSFIRRAQDSADFLVVVCNFTPQPHSHYRVGVPTAGFYQEIFNSDSREYGGSNMGNLGGKWTQTWTFHEQPYSLDLCLPPLAVVIFKLDPEKTKETEETS
- a CDS encoding HEAT repeat domain-containing protein — protein: MQAVEKASSSEELVKAVWALSRSQSEAAIPMLIKVLGFNNPGAAVAAVEGLVQLGDVAVPTLIHDLDGYDYGARAWAIRALSRIANPEALEILLDAATSDFSLSVRRGAAKGLGQLRWDVLPPEARETAQRKVFETLKTVATDEEWIVRYAAIVGLESLAKQVFTAEIQEYLQQRQEAESDLTARSRTEFALRNLDALS
- a CDS encoding GAF domain-containing protein, whose translation is MHRSTSLVTELLGQLPHLRTQIYFKSSLTALSHAMEDQVFATADPPLVIASFQQERFYRQEAHRYRRLGKQSNHIYIFSALDTSFRENEQTCTTINFDPEDALAQEWHLTVIGKTFSSCLICRECPSNETHQPVALDSARRFEGIWTFDPEVTKTATSLLFDKILYYRPELESQIETARNNYLQETLKAESTSERVNPDAFVERLVTHLQAGQYRVIRAYSSIAKKEEKERLLRSLTNAIRQSLDLQEILEITVQEVGEALSACRCLVYRCRPDTTTATIEHEFLRNNISSLKDEVWPIEKNPLLHNVREKGTPVYIQYTATDSMIQNHPLLSSLVAEHQIYSWLLVPLLYQGQVIGMIELHHCDQQETAWSDQDIELVEAIAPQIGLALTQAEAYTNLEALNEQLEALEQTRSNLVAITGHELRTPLSTIQVCLESLVSEPDMSEELRQVMLSTALNDAERMRRLVQDFLTLSRLESGRIEWNPEPMSVEECIELSLSNIRGKNTETPLPIIENHAEANLPLAYVDGEWLVEVLAKLLDNACKFTQNNGKIILSAEPDNQDKVKVTIADTGRGIEPSRLETVFDRFYQEEGALQRTTGGTGLGLAICRQIVQKWGGEIWAESRGKNQGTQFHFTIPVARAAQVTSSVK